The following proteins are encoded in a genomic region of Parus major isolate Abel chromosome 20, Parus_major1.1, whole genome shotgun sequence:
- the RBBP8NL gene encoding RBBP8 N-terminal-like protein isoform X2 — MLALSMLQTAAGLLISCSGRRDRTRTPGVSSRESCSTPSSPLTVLSPVSRNVSTEKAEHREAGEAQQDVPDLKLSEEKPPEKLQRSSPSSRTPPGTVFQEVSLAEMASQRISNQLHGTIALVRPGSRPCLLEKSPSGAAVSPPARKTPLPPEREHSPSLESYLTASKLDSPKVAPSYENLKLSARREQLCLLHKHLSLHQLGLAGPCAPADRDSFPSPLLRAKAADGRTRSRDSWDDHAALLKLPATMVYVRDQQLEEKLQLLKQRERLQHLLLQQCQPGQRDTKLRPGERPLSPWLGIAAACKEESFFLEDAADGKEEKELWPGRERSELRAKVKEARDDDADAPLDLSDSGRGRDGGWHGRRELRGCGSPRDSAGDSPAGGHRTQRDNLRCPYHWPSATRPLPGAAKEEEEEEEDAAVLTLSRAYQTNSSTPSNPEALPEAGMRQDVSAQKGEADDNDTESLKQESDEPDTTDSEEKYEDEVLQESEADGKYFCTKDKVHVQQRKRKRGQDPWMKGSKKSMRGKKKIKVEQCPVGITKELENCSASHTDPSKES; from the exons ATGCTGGCTCTGTCCATGCTCCAGactgcagctgggctgctgaTAAGCTGCAGTGGAAGGAG ggacaggacaaggacCCCAGGAGTTTCCTCCAGAGAAAGCTGCTCCACACCAAGCTCCCCTTTGACTGTACTGTCCCCAGTGAGCAGGAAtgtcagcacagagaaagcagagcacagggaagcaggagaagcCCAGCAGGATGTGCCTGACCTCAAGCTCAGTGAAG AAAAGCCTCCAGAGAAACTCCAGAGAAGCTCTCCAAGCAGCAGGACTCCTCCAGGCACCGTCTTCCAAGAAGTCAGCCTTGCAGAAATG GCGTCCCAGAGGATTTCCAACCAGCTGCATGGAACCATTGCCCTGGTGAGACCTGGCTCCAGACCCTGCCTCCTGGAAAAGAGTCCTTCAGGGGCAGCAGTGTCTCCACCAGCGAGGAAGACTCCTCTCCCTCCGGAGCgtgagcacagccccagcctcgAGTC ttatttaacAGCGAGCAAACTGGACTCCCCAAAGGTTGCTCCATCTTATGAAAATCTAAAGCTGAGTGCCCggagagagcagctctgcctcctgcacaAGCACCTTTCCCTGCACCAGCTGGGGCTGGCGGGTCCCTGCGCCCCGGCTGACCGGGACAGCTtccccagccccctgctccGGGCCAAAGCTGCCGACGGCAGGACGCgctccagggacagctgggatGACCACGCAGCCTTGCTGAAGCTTCCTGCCACCATGGTGTACGTGAGggaccagcagctggaggagaagctgcagctcctgaagcaGCGGGAGCggctgcagcatctcctcctgcagcagtgccagccgGGCCAGCGGGACACCAAGCTCCGGCCCGGGGAGCGGCCGCTCTCCCCCTGGCTGGGCATCGCGGCAGCGTGCAAGGAGGAGAGCTTCTTCCTGGAGGATGCTGCGgatgggaaggaagagaaggagctTTGGCCGGGCCGGGAGCGCTCCGAGCTCCGAGCGAAGGTGAAGGAGGCGAGGGACGATGATGCGGACGCGCCCCTGGATCTGTCGGACTCGGGCCGCGGCAGGGACGGGGGCTGGCACGGCCGCCGGGAGCTGCGGGGCTGcggcagccccagggacagcgccggggacagccctgccgggggacacaggacacagaggGACAACCTGCGCTGCCCCTACCACTGGCCCAGCGCCACCCGGCCTCTGCCCGGCGCTgccaaggaggaggaagaggaggaggaggatgcagcTGTG ctcACGCTTTCACGGGCATATCAGACAAACAGCTCCACACCAAGCAACCCAGAGGCCCTTCCTGAGGCTGGGATGAGACAGGATGTCAGTGCACAGAAGGGAGAAGCAG aTGACAATGATACCGAGTCTCTGAAGCAAGAATCGGATGAGCCAGACACGACGGACAGcgag GAGAAGTATGAAGATGAGGTCCTACAAGAATCTGAGGCTGATGGGAAATACTTTTGCACCAAAGACAAAGTTCATGTTcagcaaaggaagagaaaaagaggacaGGATCCCTGGATGAAAG GATCTAAGAAGtcaatgagaggaaaaaagaaaatcaaagtgGAGCAATGCCCAGTGGGGATCACAAAGGAACTGGAGAATTGCTCAGCTTCCCACACTGATCCCTCCAAGGAGAGTTaa
- the RBBP8NL gene encoding RBBP8 N-terminal-like protein isoform X1, producing the protein MTTESFAEFLNKLKEVHEKEVQGLHSKVTELTTEKCRDAQRIEELFAKNHQLREQQKVLKENVKVLENRLRAGLCDRCMVTQELAKKKQNEYETSHFQSLQHIFILSNETNRLREENKTLKEELKRLRSLEDRTRTPGVSSRESCSTPSSPLTVLSPVSRNVSTEKAEHREAGEAQQDVPDLKLSEEKPPEKLQRSSPSSRTPPGTVFQEVSLAEMASQRISNQLHGTIALVRPGSRPCLLEKSPSGAAVSPPARKTPLPPEREHSPSLESYLTASKLDSPKVAPSYENLKLSARREQLCLLHKHLSLHQLGLAGPCAPADRDSFPSPLLRAKAADGRTRSRDSWDDHAALLKLPATMVYVRDQQLEEKLQLLKQRERLQHLLLQQCQPGQRDTKLRPGERPLSPWLGIAAACKEESFFLEDAADGKEEKELWPGRERSELRAKVKEARDDDADAPLDLSDSGRGRDGGWHGRRELRGCGSPRDSAGDSPAGGHRTQRDNLRCPYHWPSATRPLPGAAKEEEEEEEDAAVLTLSRAYQTNSSTPSNPEALPEAGMRQDVSAQKGEADDNDTESLKQESDEPDTTDSEEKYEDEVLQESEADGKYFCTKDKVHVQQRKRKRGQDPWMKGSKKSMRGKKKIKVEQCPVGITKELENCSASHTDPSKES; encoded by the exons ATGACAACGGAGAGTTTTGCAGAGTTCCTGAACAAGCTCAAGGAAGTCCATGAGAAGGAGGTCCAAG GTCTGCACAGCAAGGTGACGGAGCTGACCACAGAGAAGTGCCG CGATGCTCAGAGAATTGAAGAGCTGTTTGCTAAAAACCACCAATTAAGGGAACAACAGAAGGtccttaaagaaaatgtaaaggTGTTAGAAAACCG GCTGCGAGCTGGTCTTTGTGACAGATGCATGGTCACCCAGGAGCTGGCCAAAAAGAAGCAGAATGAATATGAGACCTCTCAtttccagagcctgcagcacaTCTTCATCCTCT caaaCGAGACCAATCGCCTGAGGGAGGAGAATAAAACTCTCAAGGAAGAACTGAAGAGGCTCCGGAGCCTGGA ggacaggacaaggacCCCAGGAGTTTCCTCCAGAGAAAGCTGCTCCACACCAAGCTCCCCTTTGACTGTACTGTCCCCAGTGAGCAGGAAtgtcagcacagagaaagcagagcacagggaagcaggagaagcCCAGCAGGATGTGCCTGACCTCAAGCTCAGTGAAG AAAAGCCTCCAGAGAAACTCCAGAGAAGCTCTCCAAGCAGCAGGACTCCTCCAGGCACCGTCTTCCAAGAAGTCAGCCTTGCAGAAATG GCGTCCCAGAGGATTTCCAACCAGCTGCATGGAACCATTGCCCTGGTGAGACCTGGCTCCAGACCCTGCCTCCTGGAAAAGAGTCCTTCAGGGGCAGCAGTGTCTCCACCAGCGAGGAAGACTCCTCTCCCTCCGGAGCgtgagcacagccccagcctcgAGTC ttatttaacAGCGAGCAAACTGGACTCCCCAAAGGTTGCTCCATCTTATGAAAATCTAAAGCTGAGTGCCCggagagagcagctctgcctcctgcacaAGCACCTTTCCCTGCACCAGCTGGGGCTGGCGGGTCCCTGCGCCCCGGCTGACCGGGACAGCTtccccagccccctgctccGGGCCAAAGCTGCCGACGGCAGGACGCgctccagggacagctgggatGACCACGCAGCCTTGCTGAAGCTTCCTGCCACCATGGTGTACGTGAGggaccagcagctggaggagaagctgcagctcctgaagcaGCGGGAGCggctgcagcatctcctcctgcagcagtgccagccgGGCCAGCGGGACACCAAGCTCCGGCCCGGGGAGCGGCCGCTCTCCCCCTGGCTGGGCATCGCGGCAGCGTGCAAGGAGGAGAGCTTCTTCCTGGAGGATGCTGCGgatgggaaggaagagaaggagctTTGGCCGGGCCGGGAGCGCTCCGAGCTCCGAGCGAAGGTGAAGGAGGCGAGGGACGATGATGCGGACGCGCCCCTGGATCTGTCGGACTCGGGCCGCGGCAGGGACGGGGGCTGGCACGGCCGCCGGGAGCTGCGGGGCTGcggcagccccagggacagcgccggggacagccctgccgggggacacaggacacagaggGACAACCTGCGCTGCCCCTACCACTGGCCCAGCGCCACCCGGCCTCTGCCCGGCGCTgccaaggaggaggaagaggaggaggaggatgcagcTGTG ctcACGCTTTCACGGGCATATCAGACAAACAGCTCCACACCAAGCAACCCAGAGGCCCTTCCTGAGGCTGGGATGAGACAGGATGTCAGTGCACAGAAGGGAGAAGCAG aTGACAATGATACCGAGTCTCTGAAGCAAGAATCGGATGAGCCAGACACGACGGACAGcgag GAGAAGTATGAAGATGAGGTCCTACAAGAATCTGAGGCTGATGGGAAATACTTTTGCACCAAAGACAAAGTTCATGTTcagcaaaggaagagaaaaagaggacaGGATCCCTGGATGAAAG GATCTAAGAAGtcaatgagaggaaaaaagaaaatcaaagtgGAGCAATGCCCAGTGGGGATCACAAAGGAACTGGAGAATTGCTCAGCTTCCCACACTGATCCCTCCAAGGAGAGTTaa